In Sphingobacteriaceae bacterium, the following proteins share a genomic window:
- a CDS encoding lysophospholipase: MILIKGFLYTTVSIVILVSAHFMQNSKIITYLPLGDSYTIGTGASKDEAWPALLAEHLNANKIRCKLLANPARNGFTTQDLIAIELPQVKQLNPDFVTLLIGVNDWVQGVSKASFTKNLVFILDEVERQIPDRKKLLLVTIPDFGVTRTGKNYSGGRNISDGISEFNTVIKEEGRKRHLTVVDIFEISKKMGSDNSLVAGDGLHPSAKEYAVWETIIFPEALRLLK, encoded by the coding sequence ATGATTTTAATTAAAGGATTTTTATACACGACGGTTTCTATCGTCATTTTAGTATCGGCGCACTTTATGCAAAATTCAAAAATTATAACCTATCTCCCTTTGGGTGATTCTTATACCATTGGAACGGGCGCTTCGAAAGACGAGGCCTGGCCTGCTCTTTTAGCCGAACATTTAAATGCAAATAAAATTCGCTGTAAGCTTTTGGCAAATCCTGCAAGAAATGGATTTACCACGCAGGATCTTATTGCAATTGAATTGCCCCAGGTGAAACAGCTTAATCCTGATTTTGTAACGCTATTAATTGGCGTGAATGATTGGGTGCAGGGTGTGTCAAAAGCTAGTTTTACAAAAAACCTGGTTTTTATTTTAGATGAAGTTGAACGACAAATACCGGATAGAAAGAAACTGCTGCTTGTAACCATTCCTGATTTTGGGGTAACACGTACTGGAAAAAATTATTCGGGCGGAAGAAATATCAGTGACGGAATTTCGGAGTTTAATACGGTGATAAAAGAAGAAGGAAGAAAAAGACACCTCACTGTGGTGGATATTTTTGAAATCTCAAAAAAAATGGGAAGCGATAACTCTTTAGTAGCTGGTGATGGCTTACATCCTTCAGCGAAAGAATATGCTGTTTGGGAAACAATCATCTTTCCTGAGGCTTTAAGGCTTTTGAAGTAA
- a CDS encoding DNA-binding protein, translating into MSEELEKNDRGDLFSKSVRAGKRTYFFDVKSTRGNDYYLTITESKKRFGTDGKFTYEKHKIFLYKEDFEKFIEGLNEAITHIKENAPEVESSYEGGGDKYESGEKTDSADISFEDLGK; encoded by the coding sequence ATGTCAGAAGAACTTGAAAAAAATGATAGGGGCGATTTGTTCTCAAAATCTGTTAGAGCTGGAAAGCGTACTTACTTTTTCGATGTGAAAAGTACACGCGGTAACGATTATTACTTAACCATTACCGAAAGCAAAAAACGTTTTGGAACCGATGGGAAATTTACTTACGAAAAACACAAGATCTTTTTATATAAAGAGGATTTCGAAAAATTTATTGAAGGTTTGAATGAAGCTATTACGCACATTAAAGAAAACGCTCCAGAAGTAGAATCCAGCTACGAAGGCGGCGGAGACAAATACGAATCTGGCGAAAAAACAGACTCAGCTGATATCAGTTTCGAAGATCTTGGAAAATAA
- a CDS encoding aminodeoxychorismate/anthranilate synthase component II, translating into MRLLVLDNYDSFTYNLVHLIEKVSNISFDVIKNDEIALEQINQYSKILLSPGPGLPSEAGIMPDLLKRYHASKSIFGVCLGLQAIGETFNSPLRNLSQVMHGMATPIILTHPDQLFNNCPPTFQVGRYHSWVIDETKVSTDLLVTAVDEKNLIMAAKHKHYDVRGVQFHPESILSEYGEIIIRNWLTLNN; encoded by the coding sequence ATGCGATTGCTGGTTCTTGACAATTACGATAGTTTTACCTACAATCTTGTTCACTTGATTGAGAAGGTGAGCAACATCTCTTTCGATGTAATTAAAAACGATGAAATCGCTCTGGAACAAATAAACCAGTATTCTAAAATACTTTTGTCACCGGGCCCCGGACTTCCCTCTGAGGCTGGCATTATGCCTGATCTTTTAAAAAGATACCATGCGAGTAAATCCATTTTCGGCGTATGCTTAGGATTACAAGCTATTGGCGAAACATTCAATTCACCATTAAGGAATCTTTCACAGGTTATGCATGGCATGGCAACTCCAATTATTTTAACGCACCCTGACCAACTTTTTAATAATTGTCCACCCACCTTCCAGGTTGGGCGTTATCATTCCTGGGTAATCGACGAAACAAAAGTAAGTACTGATCTTCTGGTGACAGCTGTGGATGAAAAGAATCTTATTATGGCGGCAAAACACAAACATTATGATGTACGCGGGGTACAATTTCACCCCGAATCTATCCTTTCAGAATACGGTGAGATAATCATCCGGAACTGGTTAACTTTAAATAATTAA